From a region of the Phaseolus vulgaris cultivar G19833 chromosome 6, P. vulgaris v2.0, whole genome shotgun sequence genome:
- the LOC137832836 gene encoding protein BYPASS1-LIKE-like, whose protein sequence is MSSADNHSPSPQISSFGRSKNRLRQEQVHSLEENHRSSTRDSELESFQKQVTDRFEELFRVSDDELLSIDWIQKLLNAFICCHEQFRAILLNNKEQLSNSPLDRSISEFFERLVKALDICNASRNGIEKVRVWLKHLEIVLCALGSNQRALSEGQVLRARKALMDLAVAMLDEKDCGSVFPQRNRSFGRHNTNKDHRRHFTALSRSHSWSVSRSWSAAKQLHSIASNLVPPRGNEIVATNGLAIPVYTMNSVLLFVLWALVAAIPCQDRGLNIQMSVPRQFSWGVPVTSLHDRIKKRERRSSNGLLKEINQVESCVRNMTELVDSVQFPLTDEQKMEVKERLKELSLVCGALRDGLDPLERQVREVFRKIMTCRAEGLDYTS, encoded by the coding sequence ATGTCCTCCGCTGATAATCACAGCCCTTCTCCACAAATTTCCTCCTTTGGCCGCTCTAAAAATCGTCTCAGGCAGGAACAGGTTCATTCTTTGGAAGAGAATCACAGATCCAGTACCCGGGATTCGGAGCTTGAATCATTCCAAAAGCAGGTTACTGATCGATTTGAGGAGCTGTTCAGGGTTAGTGATGATGAATTGCTCTCAATTGATTGGATACAGAAGCTTCTGAATGCATTTATCTGCTGCCATGAGCAATTCAGAGCTATTCTGTTGAACAATAAAGAGCAGCTCTCGAATTCCCCTCTGGACCGATCAATCTCTGAATTCTTTGAGAGGTTGGTGAAGGCACTTGACATTTGTAATGCAAGCCGCAACGGGATTGAGAAGGTTCGAGTGTGGCTAAAGCATTTGGAAATTGTGCTGTGTGCCTTGGGTTCAAATCAGAGAGCATTGAGTGAAGGCCAAGTCCTGAGGGCCAGAAAGGCTCTGATGGATTTGGCAGTGGCAATGTTAGATGAGAAAGATTGTGGTTCAGTTTTTCCTCAGCGTAACAGGTCTTTTGGGCGGCATAACACGAACAAGGATCATCGCCGCCACTTCACAGCTCTTTCTCGATCACATTCATGGAGTGTATCAAGATCTTGGTCTGCAGCCAAGCAACTGCATTCCATTGCAAGCAACTTGGTTCCCCCTCGTGGGAATGAAATTGTTGCAACAAATGGGCTTGCAATTCCTGTTTATACTATGAATTCTGttctcttgtttgttttgtgggcTCTTGTTGCAGCTATTCCTTGCCAGGATAGAGGCCTCAATATTCAGATGTCAGTTCCACGGCAATTCTCATGGGGCGTCCCAGTTACTTCACTTCATGATCGGATCAAGAAGCGAGAGCGCAGAAGCTCAAATGGTTTGCTGAAGGAGATAAATCAAGTTGAAAGTTGTGTCCGGAACATGACTGAGTTGGTAGATTCAGTTCAGTTTCCACTGACAGATGAGCAGAAAATGGAAGTTAAGGAGAGACTGAAAGAGCTGAGTCTTGTTTGTGGAGCCTTAAGAGATGGATTGGATCCATTGGAACGGCAAGTGAGGGAAGTGTTCCGGAAGATTATGACTTGCCGAGCTGAGGGACTTGATTACACGAGCTAG